From the Lactuca sativa cultivar Salinas chromosome 9, Lsat_Salinas_v11, whole genome shotgun sequence genome, the window ttataatattacccaactttaaacaagaaacaaaaacaaattatttagttgtgatttgaaatttataaacaactaataagaagatatattatagttaaatattttatagacatAATTTTTTTGAGAgaaaaatgcatattaatgttttttttatcgggtgaaacgttttgaacctatttgaaaaaataaattacaaaattaataaataactatatatatatatatatatatatatatatatatatatatatatatatatatatatattataaatagataaattataaatgtttattcgggttttttggactattcggttctgattttataaaccaaaaccaatccgaaatccaaaataataattcggttttgttgaaaaccaatccaaaaatccgaatatctgaaccaaattgtccaattggataatttggttttatccgaatagtgaacaACCCTAATTTTAATTATAAATCATCTTTATTAGTTTGTTTATTTCTGTCACATTCTAAGCACttattaaaaatatatgtatttcATAGTCCATATGTTACTTGTGAGttgtgactttcatttagacttgtgactttcatttagacgggGATAGGCGACTTGGCTACAATACAATGTCAAGAACCATCTAACAAAAAATACAAATAACAAGGGCTTAAGCTTAAAGAAtatttataacaaaataataCAATAGATGTATATCTACAACAACCTATAACTATAAGTATATACATAAATATAGGAATAGGCATAAGTATATGCGTAAACATAGACATAAACATATGCATCGACATAAACATAGGATATACATAAACATATGCATGggaatatacatatgtatagacATAGGCTTAGCTATATGCATAGGCATAGACATATACGGAATTACATATGCATATACATAGGCTTAGGAACAAACATGGGCACAGGAATAAGAATAAACGTAAGCATAAACGTAGACATAGACATAAAATAAGCATGATCATGGTGTAGAGAGACACATACATAGGAATATGGATAGAAGTAGGTGAAGGTACCATTTATGATTGAACTTCATATGTAATGTGTTGGAACTTGTTTATAATGATATGTTATTGATTTTATGTTTTCGTATGTTTAACCTAAAGATCACTTAGTCATTATTTGTAGATTTATTATGTGAAATGACCCTCAAAGTGAACAAAACTAATAAAGACGATTCGCTTgaaatttgaaacttaatgttgTGATGGATACGTGATTTGGTGTGTATGCCCCATCCATACTTTAGGGCTCTTCAACTGTGTTGATCATGGATGCAAAATACACATTcgatcaagaaaaaaaaaacactacgAAAATGTAAAAAAGAACACTTCTTGCTTCTCGCTGTTTTGGCGAAGAAATAACCATTTTACAATTTTAAGAACAAAATTGAAAATCaaaataaagaaataataataataataagattataGAACTAAATATATCTtcattttattctattttttcttttttgcaaAATTTTCAACTAATATATAAAAGATTAGAAGAAGATTATTCCACATTGCTTCATCATACTTGCAAACCATCGAATCCACATTGCTTGGAAATAAGAGATTGTTTACTTGGGCTTATCACTATTGAACAATCTATGGATACCtgcaatatgtacaaaaaaaacatcttattattatttatttatttactttagaATATGCTTatctataattaataaaaaaaatcttgaaattattttttacaacttcaagaattatctATAATATAAGTAACAATTACAAATGTaagtaaaaactatattaaaaaggataaatatgattttttttttcatatatattctCTTAAATAATAAGTTTTCCATGGAGATGAATATGAATATCAAAAATTAATTACTGAAAAAGCAAAAAGGAAACAATAACTCTAATAAATAATAACTAAACAATGTCCATGCATTTACTCTGATTCAGACCAAGAAAATCATTCAAGATGGGAGCAGGAGCACGATAGCACCACATGCAACCCCAAAAACCCGCGTAAATTAGCAAAAAAGGCATGTGGAGGTTTGACTAAAATACTAGTAGTAAAACAAAACGCAAGCAACAATGCGCCATTGACACAATGCCCTAATTCTAGAAGGAAGATAAAGGGTAAAATGCTAACCTGCACACTGGGCGAAGTAATCCCAATGACCCGGATCTTAGCACTTACATCACCCATGATCCGAAGCTCCACTCGATCATTAACCGAAGCATCTGTCACCAATTCAGCAGCATCCGCCTGCAACAGATTCACCCGATCCACCGACACCGTCGTCTGTACCTTCTTGACACTATGAGCCGCCTGGTAAAACCCGGGTACAGTGCCCCGACCCAAGGGGACTCCACGGTACATGATATTGAATGTGGAATCCCGGTACTTGATCCCGGCTATGTTGTCGTTTTTGGCGGTGAAAACCATGCCTATGACGAGGGATAGAGAGGTGGAGCTGGGGGAATCGACGGCGGAGGTGAAGGAATTGGTGGCAGCGAAGTTTATGTATTGAACGGTGACTTGTTGGAGATCGAATTGGGGCTTTTTGGGTTTGATTGCGAGGACGATGACGAGGATAATGGCGAGGGAGAGGAGAGCGAGGAAGGAGAAGAGGAGGCCGAGGCAGCAGCAACAGCCTTTGATTGAGGCGGTGGAGGAAGAGGAAGAGCTGGGATAGTAGCGGGAGGTCATGGTAGTCCGGTCTCCGGCGAAGGGGTTGTGAAGGAGGGTGTAAAGGTAAGTTATGAAGGAAGGACCCACACCTTTTCTTTTGACTTTATGAGAAAATAAAAGGGGAATAAGTGGAGTGAGAGTGAGGATATATTGActttgctttttaaaataaaaaattgaatttACTAACCTTATTAAAGTGAAAATGACACAAATGCCTACAAGTTCTTAGGATTGTTTCATTTAATCCCTAAACTATTTTTTTGGTTTTATGAGGGAAGAAGTTCGTTTTTTCGGGTGGATTACAttctttttgaaattttgaaagggTAAGTTTATCATATTTAAGTAGGCCTTCTCCATCATTCCCCTTACATCTCTTTTTCTACAATGTTTACACCATAGTTTTTGTTGATGAAGAAGAACAAAAACATTAAATTGTACTTTTTGCAACTAAATGGAAGCTATTTCTGAAATCTACTTCATCTCCTCTCAGCTTCATCATCGttttttcaaatctaaaattttGCAAATCTGAATCTGATGTTTTCCGATCACCGATCAGTAGGCCTCGTCACGGTCTCAGGAGGCAACAAGCAAACTAACCACCTCAGCTATTCACGCTGCCAAAAGACGGAGATGAAACATCAAGCAAGCCGCTTAGACCAACCGGTGCATCAACCATCTGATCCTACCCTTCCACGTGACTTTGTCTTGATTTCGTGAGGCAACAACCAAAACGCCTGGAAATCAAAGATTAGAATCACTGCTATTGTGATTCTTCCATGTATGTTTGAAGAGACTTTAAAGTGGCCTCGTGAGGCTAAGATGAGACATTTTGGTCTTTCACTTATGTCGATTTGAAGTCAATTTTAACATTAGGTTTACCTACAATTTGATCAATTTCACCTTTACCCATGAATGTATATTGACGGGTTTGGATGTATATACATCTGATTCTAAAAAGAGCTGATTTTGaaatcttaattttccaaaattatACTTGTCATTTCTGGTGATGAATTGATGGATATGTGTTATAGTCGCTTGAAAATGCACGATTAATATCCATTGACCAAACATATTGCAAAGTAGATACCTCTTCCATTATACTGAAGTTTAGAAGTTTTGATGAATCTTTGATGTATGTTAGATAAAGATACATAAAAATCTAACCATTCGATCACAGTTACATACGTTTACGGCTCTTTTCTTTCTGAAATAATGATTCACGTTGTAATCATACTACTTGTATAAACACCCAAATTTTGAAATGTGTTGGATTTGTCAAAGCGGTCATTCACTACGAAAAGAAGCAACATAACACGCTTGAAGATTTGAGAGAGAATTTAAAGCAATGGAAGATTGGACGTCGTTCTTCATAGTATGAATTTATACAATTTTGACTTTAAAAGTCAAATTGATTATGTGGATTCAGCCACATCATTCTCCAATGATTGTGTAGTATAGTTTACAGGTTATTGTAGGTAAGGGGGACTAAATAAGCAGGTTGAATAAAATTTATGTACTTATAAAACACGAAAAAAATTAAGGGATTAAATGTAATAACCCTAAAAACAACTTCGTAGGGCATTTGTGTCATTATCCCTTAATTAAAAACAAACAtatcataaatattatttttcaaaaatattagaATGACAATGATCTCCGAAAATATTGAGAACTATGATATTGTCTTTCTCGTGTGCCAGCGACATCAACCCGTTTTATAAGTTTGAATTTGAATAATCGTAATGATACAAGTAGTGTTACATTTGTTGGTAGAAAAATATATAAGTTCAATACAAATTAACGAACGCGTGTTGCGGTGGCAATGAAGTATTTGACGAATGATGAGTTGCATCTATAAATTACATACGTAGTATTTATCAAACATGTAACAATTATACGACAAGTTACATAGAACAAATTTACAAAAGAAGTTCGAAAATCATAGAAAAAACAAAATGAGCAAACAAAATTGCGCCACATACACGAAGGTGGACACATGTAACTAAATTTTGCCACATATATATTAAGTCACAAAAgcaaggaccaaaaatgacaataaaaaaacGACAAGACTAAAGTCAGACAAAAAGAAGTGTGACGACACTTCAATTTAGTATTTAGTATAATAACTCCACCGTCGAATGATACGTATGAAACTACATAAAagtaaacacataaacatacataaattttatgttgaaaaaaaaaaaaaaaaaagaagaaaaaaaactcGAATTTATACCGACATGTACATAAAAATAAGTAAGTaatatttttaaagtttttttaacAGTTGAAAGAGATTTTTTAAGTTAATGAATGGAAGTTCAAATAATTTAAAAGGTATTATATGCGATCCGACTTATACATAGAAAGAGTACACAGAATTACGTCGAAATGTAGACAAATTTGAATTTATGCAAACACgtatattaaaaaacaaaaaaacaagtaagttttttttaaaaaaaattaacaatccGAAAGTTCTAAATTTACGTTGAAATGTTGACCGCCTAGAATTTATACCAACACATACATAAAAGTAAGCACgtaatatttttttatgttaacaaaatttataaatttcaaaGTCAAGAGGATCACAATGACATTTTACGAAGTTGAGAATGGTAACCATAGGAAAATCAGATTATATATACTACGGGATAAACACGAATAATTAGAAAATGGAGACGTGAAagatatattttaaaaagttcaaaattGTGaggtaaaaatgacattttataaaacataaggtAATAGTAACATTTAAAAATAAggatttttttaaaatatctTATTTTTTTGGATGTAATGTCGTACAGATGTTGATATTTTGGAATATAAAATTAAGTTGTTTTTTTCCGAAATTTTCTTTCTGTTGAAGAAGATgtcttttttataatattttccaGAGCTTTTCTCTTTGAAAATAGTCGTGTTATGTTTTCTTAAAGAACATTTTCTTTGCTTTTTTGTACTAAACATCGTTGCTTAAAAACTAAGGATAAATACAAATCTATCCAAAATTCTTAATGACTTATCAAAAAATAGTCAAATAAAACCACTTAGCCAAAAATAGCCCACAAAAAAGTAGTCAATCTACAGTTGACTACTATTTTCTGCAATTGACTACTCTTTTTCCATAATGGGCTATTGTTTCGTGTTTCGTATAAAAacaatttctttcatttttaagATACAAAACCATAGGTTTTTTAAAACCTATGGTTTCCTCTCGTTAACCTACGGTTTCTCAAACCGTAGCCTACTATATTGGGAAAAAAATACGTTTTTTTTAATCTACTATTGTGGGGTTAAAATTTACTGTTTTGTCAAAAAAGttgttgttttaaattttttttttgttttttttttttgtgatataGACTATAAAAAAGATTGTTTATAATATGTAGAAATTGTTAAAATAATTCTTAAAATAACTTGTAAAAATAATTCTACATTTTATAAACAATtctcaaaaaaattaaacaaaatgattgtTAAAATAATTCTACATATTATAAACAATCTTTTTTATAGTCTATatcacaaaaaaaattaaataaataataataaataaatttaaaacagTAGCTTTTTTAACAAAATTACAAAACAGTAGATTTTAACCCCAAAACAGTAGATTAAAAAAAACGTATTTTTTTCCCAAAACCGTAGGCTACGGTTTGGGAAACCGTAGGTTAACGATAGGAAACTGTAGGTTTTAAAAAACCTACGGTTTTGTatcttaaaaatgaaaaaaaaaatatacaaaacacGAAACAGTAAACGAATTGGCGAAACAGTAGACGAATATCGAAACCTACGGTTTCATGGGCTATATTTGGACATTTACtaatttttggctaaaaattgcTAATCACTTCCCTAATTTGGCTAGTTTAGTAATTGCCCCTAAAAACTATCGGACTTTATTTAAAAATACTCTTATTTTAATGGTATTTTATATACAAGACATTGAGTTGCTTATTTACCTTTGGTACATTTGAAACAATAATACTTTTTAATATTTCATATGGTTCATTAATCCTTTATGACATTAACCATCTTTATATAAAGCCTTAATCATAATAAAATCATGGTATACATGTATTTGGATCGATTGTAATTTTCTTGAAATATAACTAATGGTATTAATCTTACATCATTTAAAAAAATTCTTAAAATATAACTAATGTTATGTCGACAATAAAAAGCTACGATAACGAAACCGAATCGCAATGAAAACCCTCATATCGATGTGATTGTGGAAAGGAATCTAACATTTCAGTTAGTTGGGGGTAAGGATAACCCAACTCGAAGATTCAAGGGCGCCCTAATGGGAAGGTAAAGCTAACTTCTTAACTTATAATTGTCTTTGTTAATATTTTATGAACTATGTAGGATCCTAAGAAGGAATGCAAATACTTTTATTGCCTTGATCCCGAACTTCCACATGGGCATTAATTGGATGCTATGAAACAAAAATGAtaaatgaagaaatgtatttaAAGCTTGAAGTTTTGGAAAAGGATAGGGATTCATACAAAGATAAGACTGATAGATTGGAGAAAGAAATTAGTTCATATAGGTAAAATGTTTAGAACAATTGTGTTTATTAGTTAGTGTTTTAACTTGATAGCTTTTCTCGGTGCTTATCTAATAAGCAAACAACCTAAAGGGACAAGTTGGTTCACTCTTTTGAATGGATTTCTACTCCTACATTTAACAGGTGTTTTGTCTTATGTCTTATATCATATCTATTTGCGGTTGAAAGTTTCTAAGAATATGTTTAAGTTCCTTTCGATCATTAAATATCATGCCAACAATTGGAATAATATCCTTCCAATTTTATGTAGGATGATGTTTTGGTACTTTGTCCACTTTGTCCTCAAAGTATATGTCTATCACAAGTTCATTCAAGAAAGAGTAAGAAAGGGTATGAGTGCTCAACATTACCTATAAACTCATCTTTAGGCTAAGATCGATTGAAACATATCATCTAATACCATTCATCATGAGTATCACCCTTGTGTTGTACTTGACTTGAGGACTGATCATATACTTAACTTTCATGTTAATCTACCTCCATTCTTAGTTACATGCTCTATGAACTCCTTATAAGAATCTCAATACTTCAACAGTCTAAGACCATTATTATTTGAGTTTGTTTGGAATACATTAATACACGTGGATTATAGAATTAGGTTGTGTTTGGCATGCCACAGCTAGCTTATTTTCCGAGCTTTTTTATATTGTCGTGTTTGGCAAACCCAAAAATAGCTTATAAGTTAGCTTTTTTAAAAACTACTTAGACTAACTTTTAtgagcttttttaaaattttctaaatataccccttaattaattataaaacacATTCTCTTAAATgctcttttatgtaattttatttatttcaactaGCTTTTCAGGTAGTTTTACCGAACATCATTTTTTATCAACtagtttttcagctatcagctatcTTTTTATTTAACATCTAGTTTTTTAGCTaccagctagcttttcagctagtacgtCAAACATAACATTAACTGTTTCATGAagaaaaacaagaaaataatTATGGTCTATATTAGTGAATCAACAACACCATTGTTTGTGGAATTTTACATTGTGCATGCTTCGATTTTTATTGTTAAGATTAGTGTTTCAATTTTCAAACTTCTACAAACACTAAGGCTATATTTGGTGTGCTAGTTGAAAAGCTAGTTGATAGTTGAAAAAATAACTGATAAAAAtgtcgtttggtaaaactagctgaaaatcTAGCTAAAAATATGAAATGACTTAAATGGACATTTAAAAGAATGTGTTTCTATAACTAATTAAGAGTTGTTATTGGGAAAAaaactagtctaagtagctttttaaaagctagcttataagctactttttggtttGTCAAATATGACAACTTAAAAAAACATAGTCTTTCCTACAAAGCCAATGTCGTTTACCTCCATCACTGTTGTAGAACAGTTTGGAAACATGTAGAACTTCAACAATCTCGGTAATTAGGGATGAGCAAAGGAACCGACCGGCTGGAACCGGCTCGAGAACCAAACTTGGTGGAAAATAGGAGCCGAACCGGACCGCCGATTCTACCGGTTCTTGTcatgtcttcaaatgttggaaccggtcctcgAGACATAGCaacatacggttccggtttttaccGGTACTACCGATTTCGTTTCCTACTGgctcccggttccaaaaatctacaagaatatcttcccaatcccggcccgaccggttccatcgggttccagttccagccggttccccggtccatatgctcatccctatcgTTAATTACGCCCTATTGTTAATTACGAACTTATATGATGTGTAAAATTCCATGTCATTATTTTTATTCCGCATAATtattttttggaaaaatagtCATGCCACATCATGTTGAAACCAACACAAACCGGTAAAACGGGAAGAAAAAAACACCTACATGAGACAAGAGAAAAGAGACCAAAATGGAACAAAAAGGTACTTTCATGAACTATTTCGTTTTTTCTCTTAAAAGTAAGAGATGCAATTATTATATTTTACAATACCATATACTTTGTGTCCTAATGAATTATTTTTTGATATTATACTGACTCCCCATTCATTAGATAGAGACCCCATTCATTAGATAGAGAAGATGAACAAGATTTCGTGATCCTCTCAAcaagttaaataaaaaaatttattcttCCCCAAGTCTATAATATCTTTAATGCCCTTAAAATTAAATACCACCAAATCATTCAATTACAACAAAActccaaaaagaaaagaaaaaaagtacACATGCCCACACTCAgcattaataaaataacaaaatcaaTTCCACGAccttaataattatatttaatctttATTTTCCGGTGGGCTGGGATCGCCTGCATCAGGCTTCACATTATCATCAACATCCAACACGTCATCCATCATGTCATCTTCCCCAACATTAATATCTTCCACGTCATCCTCATCCTCGTTAGCATCTCCACCTGGGATCTTACGTGTCTTGGGCCCATGTTCAAGTCTATGTGTCTCAAGCTCTTTGTCCATTGTTTCTTGTAAGTTTAACGTATCATTGTTGTTTCCTCCGTTTCTtggttttctcccgttttgccaCCTGTCAAGCTCTTTTTCCACATTGGCAACATACTTTTCAACAATTTGATTTTGGTATTGAGATAATTCCTCTCTCCTCATAGCCTTCCATTCTTGAAATGCCTATCAAAGAGACATAAAACTAATATGAGAAATACAGAAGATAGCAATGCACTTTGTTTTTCGCTATCAATATGAGCTTTTTGTTACATTTTGGTATTAtctatttaaaaaacaaaattacatttttggttgCTGAGTATAATTattcttgcaattttggtcccaaaagaTTTGTTCttacaactttggtcctttttgagGTTTTGTAACGTTTTTAGTCCTTGTTTTGAGTAATATGATCAAACTTTCGGATCAAAAGTGCAAAAATGAGCTATACTCGGTGAACAAAAGTAATCATTTTACAAAAActtcaaataaggaccaaaactgcAAGAGATAACTTTTTGGGGCCAAAATGATAGAAACTAGCTATACTCagggaccaaatatgtaaatTATTTTAGTATCTATGTAATATGCACCTACATCCTCGCAACATTGCCTCATATTTGCATACTTTATTATTTGTATCATActtattatattaatatttttagcACAAAAATATAAAATGCAGCAAGATGCTCACTTGCTCTTTCTTTTCCTCAAGTAAAGTTGAATCTTGATCAAGCGGTTTTGCAAATGAATAATAAATAGCAGGCTCTGTTTTGGTcctgaaaaaaataaaatccagcaaaaaaatataaaatgagcTGTTTTTATAAcacaatatttatatatttaacctAGAAATTCTGCAGCCAGGAATCTTCGAGTCATCCACTTGAGAAGAAACTTATCTTTGTCTCAATAAAATTGTGAATATGGatacttttttggaccaaaattagAAATAACCTGTAATAAGAAATTAACCAAAGTTTGAATCTTTTTAATTTAGTAAAGTTATATGaagttttaacaaaaaaaaaaattaaaatcgtaTACATTATACAAACCTTAAAAAATTGCCAAGTTTTTTTTGATGCTCACTCCACCGAAGAAACAGCAGTTCCAATTTCTTCTCCTCTGCTTTAGCAGCAACTCGTGCTCTAAGAGTCTGtaaaaaataaagaattaaatacatgaaataacaacatactttgattttttttgtttattattttattttattttcatttctacttattataagtttataacttTTATAACATTGTGCTTTGAATGCTTTCTTTATTAAGACATTGTAGTTTGGAAATTCTATCCAATTTATAGCAGTGAAAATTGAATTATTGTTATAAATGAGTAGATTTGTCAAAATACATTACTTTAATACGAAGAAATATAAGTAAGATTCCATTCTAAACATATAAACAGAAACCTCTTGCTATTTATTGCATAAAGACAAAAGAACCTACCAAGTCTCTTCGCCTTTTCTCTGCAATTTGCTCACGTTCTTGTTGCCTTAATCTTTCACTTTCTTCACGTGCTCTTTGCTCGGCCTATGTCAAGTGATCAAAATTACAATATAGTCCCCAATCCTCGAGGCTAAAGCTAGGGAAGATAGAGGAGGATATGAGAAGGACAAATATGTAAATAAACTCACTCTTTTCAAAGAATCAGATCTCCTCATAAACGCCTCTGATCC encodes:
- the LOC111903441 gene encoding uncharacterized protein LOC111903441 — translated: MTSRYYPSSSSSSTASIKGCCCCLGLLFSFLALLSLAIILVIVLAIKPKKPQFDLQQVTVQYINFAATNSFTSAVDSPSSTSLSLVIGMVFTAKNDNIAGIKYRDSTFNIMYRGVPLGRGTVPGFYQAAHSVKKVQTTVSVDRVNLLQADAAELVTDASVNDRVELRIMGDVSAKIRVIGITSPSVQVSIDCSIVISPSKQSLISKQCGFDGLQV
- the LOC111903442 gene encoding uncharacterized protein LOC111903442, coding for MGTTQVEKTEQELRKEIEELHRQQWEITERLRDPRGIRRGGMTASGPRNFAAGGPARQRGFVRPADRNDSEDQPAPKRRLSSTVVKIEEGEIIEDAVDASKGDDSNKEATPWGGNAENQNNRKTSNWARRDGANRAFKDSEVPPFENVPRVLPKDEDPSLVNRNRRMLGQLLGTLEKFRKEDVKLSGSEAFMRRSDSLKRAEQRAREESERLRQQEREQIAEKRRRDLTLRARVAAKAEEKKLELLFLRWSEHQKKLGNFLRTKTEPAIYYSFAKPLDQDSTLLEEKKEQAFQEWKAMRREELSQYQNQIVEKYVANVEKELDRWQNGRKPRNGGNNNDTLNLQETMDKELETHRLEHGPKTRKIPGGDANEDEDDVEDINVGEDDMMDDVLDVDDNVKPDAGDPSPPENKD